DNA from Rhodobacteraceae bacterium M382:
ACATGACCGCCCCGGTGATCGAGATGTATGACCAGCGCGCCCGGGACGGGCTGACCCTGTTTCCCCGCGTCGGCCAGCCCGAGGATATGGGTGGCATCATTGCGTCGCTCGCCAGCGGCAAACTCCCCTACACAACCGGACAGGCGATCTCGGCGGATGCCGGGATGCTTGTGCCCCGTTTCTGAGGTTTTTCTGATGAAGATCCAACTGCCCGACACCTCTGGCGCTATGCACGACTATGTTCTAACGGGGTCGCCCGTGCAGCCTTCGCAGCTGACCCCGAATTCGGCCCGCGTGCTGTATTCGGCCGCCCATGTGGTCAGCGACCCTTTTGGCGATCATGACCCGACCGGCCCGGCCAATGTCGATTGGGCCAAGACCATGGAATTTCGCCACTATCTGGCCGACATGGGCATGGGCATCGCCGAGGCGATGGATACCGCGCAGCGCGGCATGGGGCTTGACTGGCCCGGCGCGCTCGAACTGATCCGGCGCACCCGGGAGGAGCTGCCCGACGCGCTTGTCGCCAATGGTTGCGGCACCGATCATCTGGACCCGGGTGATGCGCAAACGCTGGACGATGTGCGCCGCGCCTATCTGGAACAGGTCGAAGCGATCCAGAAGCTTGGCGGACGTCTGATCCTCATGGCCTCGCGCGCGCTGGCGCGGGTGGCGCGGGGGCCGGCGGATTACGTCGCCATCTACAATGACGTGCTGACCTCCTGCGACGAACCCGTGATCCTGCACTGGCTGGGCGACATGTTCGACCCGCAGCTTGCAGGGTATTGGGGCAGCGATGATTTCGACGGCGCGCTCGACACCGTGGTGCAGATCATCGAAACCAACGCGGCCAAGGTGGACGGCATCAAGATCTCGCTTCTGGATGCGGAAAAAGAGGTCCTTCTGCGCCGCCGCCTGCCGGAAGGCGTAAAGATGTACACCGGCGACGATTTCAACTACCCCGAGCTGATCGAGGGCGACGCGCTGGGGTATTCCCACGCGTTGCTCGGAATTTTCGACCCGCTGGCCCCGGCCGCCGCTTTTGCGGTCAGCAAACTCAGCGAAGGGGACGCCGCCGCGTTTCGCGCGACCCTGGACCCGACCGTGCCGCTGGCGCGCCATATCTTTCGCACCCCGACGCAGTACTACAAGACTGGGGTAGTGTTCTTGGCCTGGCTCAACGGCTTTCAGGATCACTTCGTCATGCTGAACGGTGCCCAAAGCACGCGTTCCCTGCCGTATTTCGTCGATTGTTTCAAAATGGCAGAACAATGCGGATTGCTGCGTGACCCGGATCTGGGGGTCGAGCGCATGGGGCACCTTATGAAGCTTTACGGGGTCTGACCGATGGTCGATCCCCTCCCCTCCTCTGCGCCCCTGCCCCAGCGCGACTTTTCACAGGATCATTCCGCCCTGGCGCTGAACACCGCCACGCTGGGTCACAATCTGGACGGATATGGCGCGGGCTGGTCGCCCGAACAGGTGATCGACGCCTGCGCCGAGCGCGGCTATGGCGGCATCACGTTTTGGCGGCGCGAGCTGGAAGGCCGCGCGGTCGAGATCGGCGCGCGAACGCGGGCGGCTGGGATGCAGGTTGTCGGGCTGTGCCGCACGCCATTCCTGACCGGCCCTCTGGCCCTGCCGTCGGATGCCGAGATCATGGCGGATTTTCACCGCTCGATTGATGAGGCCGCAG
Protein-coding regions in this window:
- a CDS encoding dihydrodipicolinate synthase family protein; protein product: MKIQLPDTSGAMHDYVLTGSPVQPSQLTPNSARVLYSAAHVVSDPFGDHDPTGPANVDWAKTMEFRHYLADMGMGIAEAMDTAQRGMGLDWPGALELIRRTREELPDALVANGCGTDHLDPGDAQTLDDVRRAYLEQVEAIQKLGGRLILMASRALARVARGPADYVAIYNDVLTSCDEPVILHWLGDMFDPQLAGYWGSDDFDGALDTVVQIIETNAAKVDGIKISLLDAEKEVLLRRRLPEGVKMYTGDDFNYPELIEGDALGYSHALLGIFDPLAPAAAFAVSKLSEGDAAAFRATLDPTVPLARHIFRTPTQYYKTGVVFLAWLNGFQDHFVMLNGAQSTRSLPYFVDCFKMAEQCGLLRDPDLGVERMGHLMKLYGV